In the Helicobacter typhlonius genome, one interval contains:
- a CDS encoding LptF/LptG family permease, giving the protein MMFRFVGAQYLKYFFIIFLALEGFFLAIDTLKYIDDLPDSANLLILFLFYDGIYALTYTLPISLVLCSIICYMALLKSVQFTALMALGYSKLQILFPLLIISSIFTAGFIGLNSTSFAYAQEYAEGIIYQNTQNVRENLLLKSGNQYIFLRKLYPLSNGEARAEGIKIFVLDNEHRLIGYHESKEAFFESNTWILKNAKSVSISPTLTLGDNPLQMSVSEELETLQGFSSKVLETIAQDKPIASLIDALASLHIAHKQGVSTDKIRAILYGLLIVPFFVPLCIAIIAYYIPSLPRYGNLTLISFVCIIGALAIWGLFFSLSQLSVAGLIYPELGLLLPMGILFVIFLWHIRHLNKKFS; this is encoded by the coding sequence ATGATGTTTCGTTTTGTCGGGGCGCAGTATTTGAAATATTTTTTCATTATCTTTCTTGCATTGGAAGGGTTTTTTCTCGCTATAGATACGCTTAAATATATTGATGACTTACCAGATTCTGCAAATTTATTAATTCTTTTTCTCTTTTATGATGGCATCTATGCCCTCACTTATACCTTGCCGATTTCGCTCGTGCTTTGCTCAATTATTTGCTATATGGCATTGCTTAAAAGCGTTCAGTTCACGGCACTTATGGCTTTAGGCTATTCTAAGTTACAGATTCTATTCCCACTGCTTATTATTTCAAGCATTTTTACCGCCGGATTTATTGGGCTCAATAGCACCTCGTTTGCATACGCGCAAGAATATGCGGAGGGTATTATTTACCAAAATACACAAAATGTGCGCGAGAATCTTCTGCTTAAAAGTGGCAATCAATACATTTTTTTGCGTAAGCTCTACCCCCTTTCTAATGGCGAGGCAAGGGCGGAGGGTATTAAGATTTTCGTGCTTGATAATGAACATAGACTGATTGGTTATCACGAGAGCAAGGAGGCATTTTTTGAAAGTAATACGTGGATTCTAAAAAATGCAAAAAGTGTGAGTATTTCCCCAACACTTACTTTGGGGGATAATCCACTGCAAATGAGCGTAAGCGAGGAGTTAGAGACGCTTCAAGGTTTTAGCTCTAAGGTGCTTGAGACAATTGCGCAAGATAAACCGATAGCTTCATTGATTGATGCTCTTGCTTCGCTACACATCGCGCATAAGCAGGGTGTAAGCACAGACAAGATACGAGCGATTTTGTATGGACTGCTTATTGTTCCATTTTTTGTGCCACTTTGTATTGCTATCATCGCTTATTATATCCCTTCCTTGCCTCGCTATGGGAATCTCACGCTCATTAGTTTTGTGTGTATTATTGGGGCTTTGGCTATTTGGGGGTTATTTTTCTCCCTCTCGCAATTAAGCGTAGCAGGGCTTATTTACCCTGAATTAGGGTTATTACTCCCTATGGGAATCTTATTTGTTATATTTTTGTGGCATATTCGACATTTAAACAAAAAGTTTTCATAA
- the pth gene encoding aminoacyl-tRNA hydrolase — MSCFLVAGLGNPGAKYENTRHNVGFMVLDFLSQELGFTFNFDKKFNTQIGSIHIDSHKIFFLKPHTFMNLSGESIAPFARYFNITRILVIHDDLDLAFGDVRFKLGGSSGGHNGLKSIDKAMGEDYLRLRFGIGRNTQQDVVTYVLSDFSAEEKKQLCATMPCMRDAIMYFYTTQENTQQILSILQNRFTLRQSKIESAYCKR, encoded by the coding sequence ATGTCCTGCTTCCTTGTTGCAGGGCTTGGTAATCCGGGTGCCAAATACGAAAACACTCGGCATAATGTCGGTTTTATGGTGCTTGATTTTTTATCTCAAGAATTAGGTTTTACCTTTAACTTTGATAAAAAATTCAACACACAAATTGGAAGCATACACATAGATTCTCACAAAATCTTTTTTCTCAAGCCCCATACTTTTATGAATCTCTCTGGTGAGTCTATCGCTCCTTTTGCTCGGTATTTTAATATCACACGCATTTTAGTAATACACGATGATTTAGACCTTGCCTTTGGCGATGTGAGATTCAAACTCGGCGGCTCAAGTGGCGGGCATAATGGCTTAAAATCCATTGATAAGGCTATGGGGGAGGACTATCTGCGATTGCGCTTTGGCATAGGTAGAAACACACAGCAAGATGTTGTAACTTATGTGCTAAGTGATTTTAGTGCGGAGGAAAAAAAACAGCTTTGCGCCACAATGCCCTGTATGCGCGATGCCATTATGTATTTTTACACTACGCAAGAAAATACACAGCAGATTCTATCAATCTTACAAAATCGCTTTACGCTAAGGCAGAGCAAGATAGAATCAGCATATTGCAAAAGATGA
- a CDS encoding thiamine phosphate synthase produces the protein MQSINFIALLITPSLSGGYISKLASCVPTLGANWIMYRSQSDEFVPHFIELLSPLNKTLLLNLPFTNLTQILELSTHFGGVHLKSHLIDFITPLRAAYAPDSQKIIGYSAHSIAEVLRALEFGADYCTLSPIFSTPNKPAPLGLEILEQIPCALRSKVIALGGITKEHILLLQNLGFGGFAGISYFAI, from the coding sequence ATGCAGAGCATTAATTTTATTGCTCTTCTTATTACCCCCTCTCTTAGCGGGGGATATATTTCTAAACTTGCTTCTTGTGTGCCGACATTAGGCGCGAATTGGATAATGTATCGCTCACAAAGTGATGAGTTTGTGCCTCACTTTATAGAGTTGCTTTCTCCTTTGAATAAAACGCTTTTACTGAATCTCCCCTTTACAAACCTTACGCAGATTTTAGAGCTTTCTACACATTTTGGAGGAGTGCATTTAAAATCTCATCTTATAGATTTTATTACGCCACTAAGGGCAGCATATGCGCCAGATTCACAAAAGATTATAGGATATAGCGCACACAGCATAGCTGAAGTATTGCGTGCTTTGGAGTTTGGTGCAGATTACTGCACTTTAAGTCCTATATTTTCTACACCCAATAAACCCGCCCCGCTCGGCTTAGAAATTTTAGAGCAAATCCCTTGCGCCTTGCGCTCAAAGGTTATCGCATTAGGTGGTATCACAAAAGAGCATATTTTACTTTTACAGAATCTAGGTTTTGGAGGCTTTGCGGGGATAAGCTATTTTGCAATTTAG
- the flgK gene encoding flagellar hook-associated protein FlgK: MGGILSSLNTSYTGLQAHQLMVDVTGNNIANASDEFYSRQRVLVRPERPLYYQDYNLGRGVSTETIQRIHDEFVFTRYRKAAEEAQYYDTHFTTLREASAFFPEVDGVGIYNDLEEYFNAWKDLAKNSVDPAQKQVLAKNAQVLSRNIQDTRFRLVRLQQKASEELEVTINEVNRLAKEIAHINAKLKEMEDQRELKQANELRDRRDELEYNLQTLVGANVFKNHLDSNASIHPKLADFDDEYVLNIGFGFNIVDGAMFHPIVLKKDDNHLNLNRIYFQGDDFKTVEITDKIVQGKAGSLISLYNSGAGGTRVGKIQDYINHLDIFAKGFIEATNAIYSQSATTQIRSDKLDVWSLNALVDSNYNIKTGSFDVVVYNMQGNEIGRKTIKIDEITTMNDVVRAINGNDDDNKDNNALNDIDDYFRAYYDNGSQEFNIIAKNPSQGLYVAIQDNGTNFTGAFGLNKFFEGDSAHNITLNYEYAKDATLIRPWLAPVNGNFEVANMMQQLQYDDVDFYMNKFETKQMRISEFYQYLSGRVANQTEATQRTKETKDSVLSAVKKEHLAISQVSLDEEMVNLIKFQGGYAANAKVITTIDRMIETLLGIKQ, translated from the coding sequence ATGGGCGGTATCCTTTCATCTCTTAATACCTCTTACACAGGTTTGCAAGCACATCAACTTATGGTTGATGTAACAGGCAATAACATTGCAAATGCGAGTGATGAATTTTATAGTCGTCAGCGTGTGCTTGTGCGCCCTGAACGTCCGCTTTATTATCAAGATTACAATCTCGGCAGAGGTGTGAGCACCGAGACTATACAGAGAATCCACGATGAATTTGTCTTTACACGTTATCGCAAGGCAGCTGAAGAAGCGCAGTATTATGATACACATTTTACGACTTTGCGTGAGGCTTCCGCATTTTTTCCCGAAGTCGATGGCGTAGGTATTTATAACGACTTAGAGGAGTATTTTAATGCGTGGAAAGATTTAGCAAAAAACTCTGTAGATCCCGCTCAAAAGCAAGTTTTAGCTAAAAATGCGCAGGTGCTTAGTAGGAACATACAAGATACGCGCTTTAGACTCGTGAGATTGCAACAAAAGGCGAGTGAAGAGCTTGAAGTAACGATAAATGAAGTCAATCGTCTTGCAAAAGAAATCGCCCATATCAATGCTAAGCTCAAGGAAATGGAAGACCAGCGCGAACTCAAACAAGCTAATGAATTACGCGATAGACGCGATGAACTAGAATACAATCTTCAAACGCTCGTTGGTGCGAATGTCTTTAAGAATCATTTGGATTCTAATGCTTCTATCCACCCAAAACTAGCGGACTTTGATGATGAGTATGTGCTGAATATCGGCTTTGGTTTTAATATCGTTGATGGTGCGATGTTCCACCCAATCGTGCTCAAAAAAGATGATAATCACCTCAACCTTAATCGCATATATTTTCAAGGTGATGATTTTAAGACTGTTGAAATTACTGACAAAATCGTGCAGGGCAAAGCAGGTTCGCTTATCTCACTTTATAATTCCGGAGCTGGAGGCACACGGGTAGGAAAGATTCAAGACTATATCAATCATTTGGATATTTTTGCAAAAGGGTTTATCGAGGCTACAAATGCTATCTACTCTCAAAGTGCGACAACACAGATTCGTAGCGATAAACTTGATGTATGGAGTCTTAATGCGCTTGTTGATAGTAACTATAATATTAAAACGGGTAGCTTTGATGTGGTCGTGTATAATATGCAGGGCAATGAAATAGGGCGCAAAACAATTAAAATCGATGAAATCACAACAATGAATGATGTTGTTCGTGCTATCAATGGAAATGACGATGACAATAAGGACAACAACGCTCTAAACGATATTGACGACTATTTTCGCGCATATTATGATAATGGATCTCAAGAGTTTAATATCATTGCTAAGAATCCTTCACAAGGGCTTTATGTCGCCATACAAGATAATGGGACAAATTTTACAGGTGCATTTGGTTTGAATAAGTTTTTCGAGGGCGATAGCGCACACAATATCACGCTTAATTATGAATATGCCAAAGATGCCACGCTCATACGCCCGTGGCTTGCCCCCGTGAATGGAAATTTTGAAGTAGCAAATATGATGCAGCAGCTCCAATACGATGATGTGGATTTTTATATGAATAAATTTGAGACAAAGCAAATGCGTATTTCTGAATTTTATCAATATCTCTCTGGACGTGTGGCAAACCAAACTGAAGCTACACAACGCACAAAAGAGACAAAAGATTCTGTGCTTTCTGCTGTCAAAAAGGAACATTTAGCGATTTCACAAGTGAGCCTTGATGAAGAAATGGTGAATCTTATTAAATTTCAAGGCGGCTACGCGGCAAATGCCAAAGTCATTACGACTATTGATAGAATGATAGAAACGCTACTTGGCATTAAGCAATAA
- a CDS encoding 50S ribosomal protein L25/general stress protein Ctc, with the protein MLEGQIRKSISKSEAKALRNDGYLIANIYGKGQENIHCAFKINDFIKEVKHKSTLIFPVKVGGKTLDVVIQEYQKDPVTNTIIHVDLLLAQKGVTCKFKVPVCTKGSAKGLKNKGVLFISTKRISVKCIPEKLPNTYEIDVSNLDVGDSILVRDLPQIEGVSVINRPSVAVVGVIKAK; encoded by the coding sequence ATGTTAGAAGGACAAATTAGAAAGAGTATTTCAAAATCAGAGGCAAAAGCCTTGAGGAATGATGGTTATCTAATTGCAAACATCTATGGCAAAGGACAGGAGAATATTCACTGCGCCTTTAAGATTAATGACTTTATCAAGGAAGTCAAGCATAAAAGCACTTTGATTTTCCCTGTAAAAGTCGGTGGGAAAACCTTAGATGTGGTGATTCAAGAATATCAAAAAGATCCTGTAACGAATACTATTATTCACGTGGATTTGCTTTTAGCACAAAAAGGCGTGACTTGTAAGTTTAAAGTGCCTGTGTGCACTAAAGGAAGCGCGAAGGGCTTGAAAAATAAGGGTGTGCTTTTTATTTCAACAAAGCGCATTAGCGTGAAATGCATTCCTGAAAAACTCCCAAATACTTATGAGATTGATGTGAGTAACTTAGATGTGGGGGATTCTATTCTTGTGCGTGATTTGCCACAAATTGAAGGTGTTAGCGTTATCAATCGTCCATCAGTGGCAGTTGTTGGTGTTATCAAAGCGAAATAA
- a CDS encoding EI24 domain-containing protein, translated as MLNILSKSIKDFFSPRILTLTLLPAFFGILLWGSVFYALGDEIFAYLSSLFVGFLPDWLDMGGIIGSIIRFCVSFALYALFGFVFVVLILLTNVFFSLFYTPFIVEYVRQKDFPHLPKAQFGSFLECLLIFVKTFLLLGFLALLSLLLYLIPFFGSLLGSFALFVVWYIFFKKMTFFDVGSSSMQREQWQILIHTQVLKNHAYALLAYLFSFVPFLNFFLMPLQILLITHYFFTRLDEIQSVKNSH; from the coding sequence ATGTTGAATATTCTTAGCAAAAGCATAAAAGATTTTTTCTCGCCTAGAATCTTAACACTCACGCTCTTACCTGCATTCTTTGGGATTCTTTTATGGGGGAGCGTGTTTTATGCGCTAGGCGATGAAATATTTGCTTACCTCTCAAGCTTATTTGTAGGCTTTTTGCCTGATTGGCTTGATATGGGCGGAATCATAGGGAGCATTATTCGATTTTGTGTTTCTTTTGCGCTTTATGCACTCTTTGGGTTTGTGTTTGTCGTGCTGATTTTGCTTACCAATGTCTTTTTTTCTTTATTTTATACGCCCTTTATCGTAGAATATGTGCGGCAAAAAGACTTCCCTCATCTGCCAAAAGCGCAATTTGGCTCATTCCTTGAATGTCTGCTTATTTTTGTGAAAACCTTTCTCCTCCTTGGATTCTTGGCACTGCTCTCATTGCTTTTGTATCTCATTCCATTTTTTGGCTCACTGCTCGGCTCTTTCGCGCTTTTTGTGGTGTGGTATATATTTTTTAAAAAAATGACTTTTTTTGATGTAGGCAGCTCAAGTATGCAGCGAGAGCAGTGGCAGATTCTCATTCACACTCAAGTGCTCAAAAACCACGCTTATGCACTTTTAGCCTATCTTTTTAGCTTTGTGCCATTTCTTAATTTTTTCCTTATGCCACTGCAGATTCTGCTTATCACGCATTATTTTTTCACAAGGCTTGATGAAATACAAAGTGTTAAAAATTCACACTAA
- a CDS encoding LTA synthase family protein, whose product MAAAIINFYYFRTYGSKIDIFIFGFKDDDTLAILSIMWQDYPLVIGVLCAIAFGIFCLYLYKIPLFSLFMRFAHFTNLYVQILYLVCVQLLLIALLLIAARGSLGTFPIKEDNHYISTLPIFNHLATNPLIAFDWAQSNYKEAALFHPPVKEKGEQLESLLFPISHTSADSVFLRENPPHIVLNLMESFGSNMLIFDDKDTNDLLGALRRHFNEDFVFYRFLSGANGTAPSLAALFFDSPSAQISLGAHKKTSLMLNPFFIYANAGYEVVYITSGYASWQGLGEFIITQGAHKVYDMLTLLERFPQSKNDKNTYGVPDEYAYNLAFEILQNATKPTFIAILTTSNHPPYHLPQHYVPKPIALSDTLKNKAKNQAHDKLRISALLYQYANDAFGEFMDRIKDSHLAQNTIIVASGDHRVRDFADNPSTDKALYYAVPLYLYVPQMYATQTHYDPTRIGSHKDIFPTLYELSLSQTPYISVGGRNILAPKDDKRRAFGYNQAVWIDENGIYPFRSEVGYMWADSKEDLGLLSTDTSFSLNEYQKHFGKRYWELFEYAISYRIFKEE is encoded by the coding sequence ATGGCGGCGGCTATTATTAATTTCTACTATTTCCGCACTTATGGGAGCAAAATCGATATTTTTATCTTTGGATTCAAAGATGATGATACTCTCGCTATTCTCTCCATTATGTGGCAGGACTATCCATTGGTTATTGGTGTGCTTTGTGCGATTGCTTTTGGTATCTTTTGTCTCTATCTTTACAAAATCCCTCTATTCTCTTTATTTATGAGATTTGCTCATTTTACAAATCTTTATGTGCAGATTCTATACCTTGTTTGCGTCCAACTCCTCCTTATTGCACTCCTATTGATTGCAGCGCGTGGCTCACTTGGCACTTTTCCTATCAAAGAGGATAATCATTATATTTCTACGCTACCTATTTTTAATCACCTAGCTACAAATCCGCTTATTGCATTTGACTGGGCACAGAGTAATTATAAGGAAGCTGCCCTCTTTCACCCGCCTGTAAAAGAAAAAGGAGAGCAATTAGAATCTTTACTTTTTCCTATTTCGCACACGAGTGCAGATTCTGTATTTTTACGCGAAAATCCACCGCATATTGTTTTGAATCTTATGGAGAGTTTTGGGAGCAATATGCTGATTTTTGACGATAAAGATACAAATGACCTACTCGGGGCTTTGAGGAGGCATTTTAATGAAGATTTTGTCTTTTATCGTTTTTTAAGTGGAGCTAATGGCACAGCACCTTCACTTGCCGCCCTTTTCTTTGATAGCCCAAGTGCTCAAATCTCCTTAGGTGCGCATAAAAAAACGTCTCTTATGCTGAATCCTTTTTTCATATACGCAAATGCAGGATATGAGGTAGTATATATTACCTCCGGCTACGCATCTTGGCAGGGTTTGGGAGAGTTTATCATCACGCAGGGCGCACACAAGGTTTATGATATGCTCACACTTTTAGAGAGATTTCCACAGAGTAAGAATGATAAAAATACCTATGGTGTGCCTGATGAATATGCGTATAATCTCGCTTTTGAGATTCTGCAAAACGCCACAAAACCTACATTTATCGCTATACTCACTACGAGCAATCACCCGCCCTATCATCTACCGCAACACTATGTGCCAAAACCCATTGCACTAAGCGATACCTTAAAAAATAAAGCGAAGAATCAAGCGCACGATAAGCTTAGAATCTCCGCCTTGCTCTATCAATATGCTAATGACGCATTCGGGGAGTTTATGGATAGGATTAAAGATTCACATTTAGCCCAAAATACGATTATAGTAGCAAGTGGCGACCATCGCGTGAGGGATTTTGCCGATAATCCCAGCACGGATAAAGCCCTCTACTATGCCGTGCCTCTGTATCTCTATGTGCCACAAATGTATGCTACACAAACACATTATGACCCTACACGCATAGGCTCACACAAGGATATTTTCCCCACACTCTATGAGCTAAGCCTGTCTCAAACACCTTATATCAGCGTAGGAGGACGCAATATACTTGCCCCTAAAGACGATAAACGGCGCGCTTTTGGCTACAATCAAGCCGTGTGGATTGATGAAAATGGCATTTATCCTTTCCGTAGCGAGGTGGGCTATATGTGGGCAGATTCTAAAGAGGATTTGGGGCTTCTATCCACAGATACAAGCTTTAGCTTAAATGAATATCAAAAACACTTTGGAAAGCGATATTGGGAGTTATTTGAGTATGCGATAAGTTATAGAATCTTCAAAGAGGAATAA
- a CDS encoding citrate synthase, translated as MATITLTNNETKESFDFDLIDCNRGPKAVDFSKLFERTNIFSYDPGYGSTAGCKSTISYINGKEGELLYKGKPITELVEKYRFTDVCRLLITNEVPKNETESKEFELELMHRSFLHEGLINIFKAFPDTAHPMANLSASLSALSTFHFHHLDMTNEEDRQVMARRAIAKITTLVAFAYRHSLGIPYIYPDVARGYVENFLYMLRAYPGGKMKQTIKGELEITPLEVEALDKIFILHADHGQNASTTTVRNVASTGAHPYAALSAGINALWGAAHGGANEKVLDMLNEIGDAKNVDKFIAKAKDKNDPFRLMGFGHRVYKNYDPRAKILKKLKDDLDKRGIKMDSRLSDLAHKVEEVALSDSYFVERNLYPNVDFYSGIILSALKIPVSLFTPIFVIGRMPGWCAQLLEHIKDPATRITRPRQVYIGD; from the coding sequence ATGGCGACTATCACATTAACAAATAATGAAACAAAAGAAAGCTTTGATTTCGACCTTATTGACTGCAATAGAGGACCAAAAGCGGTAGATTTTTCTAAACTCTTTGAGCGCACGAATATTTTTTCTTATGATCCGGGCTATGGCAGCACAGCCGGGTGTAAATCGACTATTAGCTATATTAATGGCAAAGAGGGTGAGCTCCTCTATAAAGGTAAGCCAATAACAGAGCTTGTGGAGAAGTATCGCTTTACCGATGTGTGTAGGCTACTCATCACAAATGAAGTACCAAAAAACGAGACCGAATCTAAGGAGTTTGAGCTTGAGCTAATGCACCGCAGTTTCTTGCACGAGGGACTTATTAATATCTTTAAGGCTTTCCCAGATACAGCGCACCCTATGGCAAATCTCTCTGCTTCTCTCTCTGCACTTTCGACTTTCCATTTTCATCATTTAGATATGACAAATGAGGAAGATCGACAAGTAATGGCAAGACGCGCCATTGCGAAGATTACCACACTTGTAGCTTTTGCCTATCGCCATTCTTTGGGGATTCCATATATTTATCCTGATGTGGCGCGAGGCTATGTGGAGAATTTCCTCTATATGCTCCGCGCATATCCGGGTGGCAAGATGAAACAAACAATTAAGGGTGAATTGGAAATTACACCTTTGGAAGTTGAGGCTTTAGATAAGATTTTTATTCTTCACGCTGACCACGGGCAAAATGCTTCTACAACGACTGTTCGTAATGTCGCTTCCACTGGCGCACATCCTTATGCTGCTTTGAGCGCGGGGATTAATGCATTGTGGGGTGCTGCGCACGGCGGGGCAAACGAAAAAGTGCTTGATATGCTCAATGAAATCGGTGATGCAAAAAATGTTGATAAGTTTATCGCTAAAGCAAAAGATAAGAATGATCCATTTAGGCTTATGGGCTTTGGGCATCGTGTGTATAAAAACTACGACCCACGCGCGAAGATTCTAAAGAAGCTTAAAGATGATTTGGATAAGAGAGGCATTAAAATGGATTCGCGACTAAGCGATTTGGCACATAAAGTCGAGGAAGTAGCACTAAGCGATAGCTACTTTGTAGAAAGAAATCTTTACCCAAATGTTGATTTCTACTCGGGCATTATTTTATCTGCACTTAAGATTCCTGTATCACTCTTTACCCCAATTTTTGTTATTGGACGAATGCCCGGCTGGTGCGCACAGCTCTTGGAGCACATCAAAGATCCTGCAACGAGAATTACACGACCAAGACAAGTATATATAGGAGATTAA
- a CDS encoding lipoprotein N-acyltransferase Lnb domain-containing protein, whose translation MLFCLCKMVARILLFLLLIFIPQYAFGLNPLDSKHDSKGYSTHTQDSYSLHSIASLSQWKRLLHYRGKTSLIRQDSGFFLSPLGAINPQAELLSTLQAFGIDVESAHTNTTNTSSFLCSYPARAMFLSRFFPQLKEMIKTTHCAEYEEFLEIVPSDRISLIFAAESDIYPGSAMGHIFLALEGEAKADLHKTFKGRSDLHIQKGQYLGYSLSFFANAELGLNPIMYIRALMGNLGGIYALQPLDNNTFEYLENEKRSLWKLGLKLDLDSKALLLAHLWELKDIPVEYSFITHNCNDALKSVLSVANEAFDTQKLKPYQTPMEYLKSLENVGLLESLSVEIPQDKKAFSDKYGHNKILKVRDSAKFSLGYENRAGHSMMSVYFSPIYADITNANNAYKELIESRLMSIKGYVNLENASIFIDKIEALHLFSVADSYRTKSLSKYINLSFENPFDEITHTRLKPKLSFGAGFGSYVGNLSVYLLPLVGYDYVKNHNAFVDIHFGIVGRFEKLRLIGNYDYFIDITNQRGYTQQASGFVGFNVYKQWDFYAQIQWRDTFKYGDYVSWQSGISVNF comes from the coding sequence TTGCTTTTTTGCTTATGTAAAATGGTAGCGAGAATCTTATTATTTTTGCTACTTATTTTTATCCCACAATATGCTTTTGGACTCAACCCTTTAGATTCTAAACATGATTCTAAAGGGTACTCAACCCACACACAAGATTCTTATTCGCTTCATTCTATTGCTTCGCTTTCTCAGTGGAAAAGGCTTTTACATTATCGCGGTAAAACATCGCTTATAAGGCAGGATTCTGGATTTTTTCTCTCTCCACTGGGTGCGATAAATCCCCAAGCCGAGCTTCTTTCAACACTTCAGGCATTTGGCATTGATGTAGAATCTGCTCATACAAACACAACAAATACTTCATCTTTTTTATGTTCTTATCCTGCAAGAGCAATGTTTTTATCGCGGTTTTTTCCACAATTAAAAGAGATGATTAAAACAACGCATTGTGCGGAATATGAAGAGTTCTTGGAGATTGTGCCAAGCGATAGAATTTCACTCATTTTTGCTGCGGAGAGTGATATTTATCCCGGTTCGGCTATGGGGCATATTTTTCTAGCTTTAGAGGGGGAAGCAAAGGCGGATTTACACAAAACATTTAAGGGGAGAAGTGATTTACACATACAAAAAGGGCAGTATTTGGGCTATTCATTAAGCTTTTTTGCTAATGCAGAGCTTGGGCTTAATCCTATTATGTATATTCGGGCATTAATGGGGAATCTTGGCGGTATTTATGCGTTGCAACCACTTGATAATAATACATTTGAATATCTTGAAAATGAAAAGCGGAGTTTATGGAAGTTGGGGTTAAAGCTAGATTTAGATTCTAAGGCATTGCTTTTGGCACATTTATGGGAGCTTAAAGATATTCCTGTGGAATATTCTTTTATCACGCATAACTGCAATGATGCCCTAAAAAGTGTGTTAAGTGTGGCAAATGAGGCATTTGACACACAAAAGTTAAAACCATATCAAACGCCTATGGAGTATCTTAAGAGCTTGGAAAATGTTGGGCTTTTAGAAAGTTTAAGCGTGGAGATTCCACAGGATAAAAAAGCTTTTAGCGATAAATATGGTCATAATAAAATCTTAAAAGTGCGTGATAGTGCAAAATTTTCATTAGGCTATGAAAATAGAGCTGGTCATTCAATGATGAGCGTGTATTTTTCGCCTATTTATGCTGATATAACAAATGCAAATAACGCCTACAAAGAGTTGATAGAATCTCGTCTTATGAGTATAAAGGGCTATGTGAATCTTGAGAATGCCTCCATTTTTATTGATAAGATAGAAGCATTGCATTTATTTTCGGTTGCAGATTCATACCGCACAAAGAGCTTATCAAAATATATCAATTTGAGTTTTGAAAATCCATTTGATGAAATCACACATACACGCTTAAAGCCTAAGCTTTCATTTGGAGCCGGGTTTGGTAGCTATGTGGGTAATTTGAGTGTGTATCTTTTACCGCTTGTGGGATATGACTATGTGAAAAATCATAACGCATTTGTAGATATACATTTTGGGATTGTGGGGAGATTTGAGAAGCTAAGGCTTATTGGCAATTATGATTATTTTATAGATATTACCAATCAAAGGGGCTATACACAGCAAGCAAGCGGCTTTGTGGGGTTTAATGTTTATAAGCAGTGGGATTTTTACGCACAAATACAATGGAGGGATACTTTTAAATATGGTGATTATGTGAGTTGGCAAAGCGGTATTAGTGTGAATTTTTAA
- a CDS encoding F0F1 ATP synthase subunit A, producing the protein MDDRVFTFAGLINANHDFVIGFHTILVAIIILVLARYATYKMQVVPSGIQNVFEFIISGIINFSKDIVGEEVARKYFPLAATIAFLVFFGNAIGIIPGFEAPTSSWSFTLVLALVVFFYYHFEGIRAQGIVRYIKHFMGPVWWLAPLMFPVEIISHFSRIISLSFRLFGNIKGDDMFLLVMLMLAPWVVPVAPFAILTFMALLQAFVFMILTYVYIHGAVAVDAEH; encoded by the coding sequence ATGGATGATAGAGTTTTTACCTTTGCAGGGTTGATTAATGCTAATCACGACTTTGTTATTGGCTTTCACACTATCCTTGTGGCAATTATTATACTTGTTCTTGCGCGATATGCGACATATAAGATGCAGGTCGTGCCCAGCGGCATTCAAAATGTCTTTGAGTTTATTATCTCTGGCATCATTAATTTCTCTAAGGATATTGTGGGCGAGGAAGTAGCACGCAAATACTTTCCACTTGCAGCCACTATTGCATTTTTAGTATTTTTTGGTAATGCCATCGGTATTATCCCGGGATTTGAAGCCCCGACTTCTAGTTGGAGCTTCACATTGGTTTTGGCTTTGGTTGTATTTTTCTACTATCACTTCGAGGGCATTCGTGCGCAAGGTATAGTGAGATATATAAAACACTTTATGGGTCCTGTGTGGTGGCTCGCTCCGCTGATGTTCCCTGTGGAGATTATCTCTCACTTTTCGCGCATTATTTCGCTTTCATTTCGTCTCTTTGGAAACATCAAGGGTGATGATATGTTCTTGCTTGTTATGCTTATGCTTGCTCCTTGGGTTGTGCCTGTTGCGCCATTTGCAATCCTTACCTTTATGGCATTGCTCCAAGCGTTTGTATTTATGATTCTTACCTATGTATATATTCACGGCGCAGTAGCCGTTGATGCAGAGCATTAA